Genomic segment of Panicum virgatum strain AP13 chromosome 2K, P.virgatum_v5, whole genome shotgun sequence:
AAGTTTGTTTCTCAGGCGTTCCCGATATCGAGTTGCTGAAGTCCAACTGATGACCAAGGTGGTTGAGTGCTCAGGTTGGTGATGTAGTAGAGCACGCTTTCGCGTAGCAGCGTTCAGGCGTTAGGTCACCGGCGCAGTACGGCCGCTGTGAATATGGAGATATCTGGGCTCAAGGACGCGGGGCCGGCGCTGGGCCAGTGTGGACGGTGCGACCGCACCGGACCATCAAAAACTAGGGGTCTCTTAAAATTGTTATGTTAACAGGTCTGTCAAATTACAAGTGCCAACAAATCACGGTACATGCAACTACATAGCCTAGCTAGTATGTGCAGCTACGTAGGTTAATTCATTAATGATAATAAGTTTTTTCAATATTATCttgtattttatggtgaatggGGGCCTCCATTTTTTGTTCCGCACCGGACCACCAAAATGTCAAGGCCGGCCGTAAAGGACAAATACTGTTACACTGCCACGTCGATAATGAGTGAACCAGTGTGTGATTGAGGGAGAAATGTCATCTGACACGGATGCAAGATCGAGCTGAAAATGATCGTATGTCTAATACTGTTTGAATTTGCTAGCTGCAGACACGCTTGCTTCCGTTTCTTGCATGTTGGGTTAGTTGTGGTTGATAGGGCGTCAGCATGGCCTCATGCCCTCATCTTGAACATTGGAGCACGTTACACACAACCGTGAACCGCCCTGCAAAGTAACTTTGCTGTGGCTCTGAAAGATATCCTTTTACTCGTCATGAGGCCATCCTCTGAAAAGAGCTGGAGTTAGAAAATACCATCACAACGAACTTTGAATTTAAGAATGCCATCGCAACATGTCTTTTGAGTTGCAAATTAAAATACCATTCCAGCATGTTTTCCTTCACAGGCAGACATTAGAGAACTTTTCCGATAGATAAACTTTTATAAGATCAGTGCCCGTATTCTCATCTTGTTTCCACTTTGTATTGGAATTCTATGTTACTAGTTTTGTCAAATATTTTGGAAACGCAAATTCTATGAAATTCATGACTTTAAAATCTCATCAGATTTCTACAATAAAAGTAAAACCAATTCATTTAGGTGAGGTTTAGCacttcaaaaaataaaataagccATTTACTAATCTCAGAAACTCCTAAAATATTGCTATGAGGTTATAATAAGATAGTTCAAAATAGTGTTAAAGTATATTTcctaaataaaaaaatcaaattagTTCTGACCCACAAGCAAAGAGAAAAGAATAATATGGGAACTATTATTGAAATTTCCAAAAAGAATCCCTCCAAAGAACAGGTTTTAAACGTTGTCTTGGATGGGAAACATGAAGGAATGGTACTTGCAACTCAAAGACACTTTGTGATGTCATTCTGCAACTCACGTTGTGACGATGGTATTTTCCAACTCTAGCTCTTTTGTGATGGTAGTTAGAAAATTAACTCTTGGATAGATTATAGCATCACAAGAGCCTAATAGCCAGCTCTTTTGATATATTTTGGTAAGTTTAATTTGGTATCAATTTAGTTCATAGAGTAATAATTAATATAAAGACTATGCATAGATAGGGCTCTAACGAGTTAAGAACTCAGATCATCACATTTTTAGATGACAAAAATTACTAGAACCTTGCTCGAGTAAAAACCTCGGTGAGATCTTACTACAGAGAGCAGTTTGCCAATTTGTTGGTATATATAAGGGGAAAAAAAAACTGACCACAGTAAATTGCCTCAATGGAGTTTGATCTGCATGTTTATGCAATAGCTGCAAGGACCGCGAGTAATTTTCACGAAACATGACATCTGAACATAAAACAATGAGAACCTGTGAAATACTTTTTTCCCAAACATTCAAGAGACCTATGTGATGCACACGAAAATTAATTCATTCGTCCATGGCTTCACTGAAATTTTGGAATCCATTTGTTCATAACTCATGGGTCGAGAACTCAAGTTGAATGGTGCGACGACAGAATATACAAACGAatccatttatttatttatacacatggatctcagccagaatacaCAGATCATGGCCTGATCAGATGAGATGGCATGGCAATGCACACACCATTCCACACTGCAAATATGATACACACTAGCTATACAAATCTGTGAAAGCATCACGCATGGTCACACGGATGAGCAAGATACAGTAGAAAATAATCACTGGAGCGCCGTGTCAATAATATGTTGCCATAGCTCATCGATCATGGCTTCGGCGGCACCGGCAGCCCGGGTTGGGGCAGGGGCTGCGGTGGCACCGGCAGCGGCTCAGGCTTCGGCTGTGGTGGCACGGGCAGGGGCTCAGGCTTTGGCAGGGGCTGTGGTGGCACTGGCAGCGGCTCCGGCTTGGGCTGTGGTGGCACCGGCAGCGGCTCCGGCTTGGGAAGGGGCTGCGGTGGCACCGGCAGCGGCTCCGGCTTGGGAAGGGGCTGCGGTGGCACCGGCAGCGGCTCCGGCTTGGGAAGGGGCGGTGGTGGCACGGGAAGTGGCTCAGGCTTGGGCAGGGACTGCGGGGGCACCGGCAGCGGCTCGGGCTTTGGCTGTGGTGGCACCGGCATCGGCTCTGGCTTGGGTAGTGGCTGGGGTGGCACCGGCAGTGGCTCAGGCACAGGCAGCGGCTCTGGCTTGGGCAGGGGTTGCGAGGGCACCGGCAGCGGTTCCTCAGGCTTGGGCAGCGGCGCCACGTCGGGCTTCGGGAGCTCCTGCATCCGCCGCGCCGCGTTGCTGACGCCACCGCACGAGAGCAGCAACGCCAGGACGAAGACAAAGGACATGGTGGTCGTGGAAGAAGCAGCCATGGCTCCGCCTTATCGATCAACTCGATCTGTGTGCTGGATGCAGAGAACGGGAGGCGAGCCGTGGTATTTATAGGAGAGGAGCGAGCtcaccggcgccgccggtgTCGGTGTCGGTGTCGTCCCCTTCTTCGCCCCAGCGCTTCTGGTTGGCCGGTGGCCAGAGAGCCTTGACGTTCCAGCCGTCCCAGCTTCATTTCGCTTCTGTGATCGATACGGCTGCCTGGGCGAACGTACAGTTCCAGTCCTGGGATTAATGGGGTTGTCGACGGATCGGGCGAGAGGTCAGGTCGCCACATCGGCGTACGCCAGGGGTGGGTTGCTTGCCGCCCCTGCACGACGTGACGATGCGAACCGCGGGCGCGCCTACCCGGCGCCGAACTGATCAAGCCCCCTCGCCCGCCGGAACGGAAAGCGACGGGCGCCGTACGGCggcccggcgcgcggcggcgggcggcacgggTCGCGGTAGCATGAGGTGCGCGGGGAGACTCGCGCGGCGTGGGGAGAAGAGTAAGAGGTGGGTCACGCGGCGGTGAGGTAGGCCGTGGCCGTGGGATTCCGACGCGccaacgccgccgctgccgtggcCTTGGGCGCGGCCGGCTGCTGGCCGAGCTCAAGAGTCGttgaggcggagatgatttggaCGGACACGACGTTCTTGCCTTGGGGGGCGAGTGCGCATGGATCGGAGATGAGTGGCAGCGCCTCCGACACCCGTGAGATCCAGATCCTGAGCGGCCGGATCAGTTTGGTGAAGGCGTAGGGAATGGGTACTGTCCTACATAGGCGTAGTAACGATCCATGGTACTGTCCTACATAGGCGTAATATCACTTCACTAAACAATGGAATTTTCTCCCTAGTGAAATTGAGTAGAAAGTTGAGAATTTCTTGCACAAAGTTATAACTTGAATGTTTGCACAAAGATAAAAGCAAGCCCAAACGACGAGGACTGTCATGCGCAGGGCCTTCTTAACAGTTGGGCCCAGGGATGGCTGCGTTATGGCCCATGGGAGTGGTATCTGGGCCCATGCGGTAAAAAGAACAGAAGCCGCCCTCTCATTCCTCGACAACTCCTTTCTCGACAACCTGAGGCCTTTGCAGATTGCCCAAATTGCAGAAAAGCTTACGAAGAAACTGAACTTCTCGACGAATTTGGTTATCGAAGAAAAAACATCGACGAGCCTTTTATTGATAAACACACAAGGACTCTCACCACGCATCATGGCATCAGTACATGGGACATCACAAGTAGCAAGTACACACGGACAGAATTGGCACACACACTGACACACATGACCAATACGCAGCCGAATTTTGCAATCATGGCTTAGCCTCAGGCTCTGGGAAGTGGAACTCGGGAACGGCGGGGATCTCGGGCTTCGGCGGCAGCTCCACCTCCGGCAGCTCGGGCTTCGGCGGCAGGTCGACCTCGGGGAACGGCGGCAGGTGCACCTCCGGGAACGGAGGCAGCTCGTGCTTCGGAATCGGCAGCTCCGGCACGGGCAGGTGCGGCGGgaactcctcttcctccttgggcgcctcctcctcctcctccagcctccgcgccgcgccgctcatGGCGGCGCACGAGAGCAGCAGCGCGAGGAGTACGAGGGCAGTAGAGGCGCTGGCTCTCGATGCCATACTGGACCGGGAAGCTCGTGCGACTTGTGAGCTGTAGCTTGGATGTGCGAGAACACAGCAGGAGATCGATGGAGGAGGCGACGAGCGACGCGGTTCTTATAGGCCCATCGCTCGCAGACGCGTTGCGCGTGTCGCAGCTGCGCCCGGCGCTCGAGGACTTGGGTTGGTCATCTGCAAGGCTCGCCGGGCGATTTGGTTGAGAAAGGATGGCACCTGCCCCTGCCTGGTGAGTGCACTATGCATGTCGTGCGCGGGGACATGTACGAGCACGGAGCTCGCACTCGCACGGTTGTTAGGCCACCGGTTCAGAGGAAACAGCATGTCTGCCGGAGCACCAACTCTGTAGGAGGAGGGTACGGACGTACGGTACAGCTGCATGGGCAGGGCACTGAGTTCAGAACCCAGCTAATCTGAGCCGTATTAGAGAACAGAGGAGCTGGCATGTCTCGGTCCTGAACTCCTGAAAGATGGCCAACGCTCTCTTTTGTCTTTCATGTGTTCAATCTGGTGGTGTCTGATGAATCGAGCACATTAGGGATTCAGTATCACGAATTCACCATACGGCAAAACTGATCGTGCACGATGTATGGTGCAGCACGACTACAGAGCGCACGGCAAGAAACTGGACCTTGTTTCCGTTTCTCTGGTATGGAATTGGGCAATGGGCGTAGCCTCgtttcaagaaaagaaaaaaagaaagaaagaaactgGGTCTTGTAGATATCCCAGGAAAAAGCTGTCATCGATCAAAATCATCATCCGTGGATTCCTGGGTCTGATCATGTAAAGGCACAGTTGCTGACTCCGGAACTGGAGGCCTCTCCCAGTATGAAATCCAAGTTGCATGGCTGCTTGGCCATGATCCATCTCGAAGACCGATACCGCTCAATGGATTTATGGTTCCTGCAGCTGCAGGTTAAGATGAGCAAGGGGTCCTGGACCAAACGATACTTCATACAATACGCTTCCCAGTCGAAGTGCCTGGCCTT
This window contains:
- the LOC120694000 gene encoding protein PELPK1-like; translated protein: MASRASASTALVLLALLLSCAAMSGAARRLEEEEEAPKEEEEFPPHLPVPELPIPKHELPPFPEVHLPPFPEVDLPPKPELPEVELPPKPEIPAVPEFHFPEPEAKP
- the LOC120693990 gene encoding protein TsetseEP-like; this encodes MAASSTTTMSFVFVLALLLSCGGVSNAARRMQELPKPDVAPLPKPEEPLPVPSQPLPKPEPLPVPEPLPVPPQPLPKPEPMPVPPQPKPEPLPVPPQSLPKPEPLPVPPPPLPKPEPLPVPPQPLPKPEPLPVPPQPLPKPEPLPVPPQPKPEPLPVPPQPLPKPEPLPVPPQPKPEPLPVPPQPLPQPGLPVPPKP